A part of Pieris napi chromosome 9, ilPieNapi1.2, whole genome shotgun sequence genomic DNA contains:
- the LOC125052199 gene encoding mitochondrial basic amino acids transporter-like — protein sequence MALDFIAGCIGGCAGIIIGHPLDTLKVHVQSGRGSVSKCTKDLLKGGTLANAYRGVGPPLGGIAAINAIVFGSYGNTIRAMPNPESLVAHGFAGGVAGILQSIVCTPVELIKTRQQLAKPGEMMPTGAWSGARHVIRTSGYRGLFRGFGITVLRDSPGFTMYFMSYEAMTRGNQDAMRVFMGGGIAGALSWIVSYPVDVIKSRLQGDVVQKYAGAFDCFTQSLRTDGWRCLTRGLGPVLLRAFLSNGACFTAVAWTERIWQQIINPPVNSFHKSKSVKDSPDYVYDT from the exons atggcGCTTGATTTCATTGCTGGTTGTATTGGag GTTGTGCGGGAATCATAATTGGGCATCCTTTAGACACTTTAAAAGTACACGTACAATCAGGTAGAGGAAGTGTTTCAAAATGTACGAAGGATTTGTTAAAAGGTGGAACTTTAGCAAATGCTTACCGAGGTGTTGGACCACCTTTAGGAGGAATAGCGGCAATCAATGCCATCGTCTTCGGCTCCTATGGTAATACGATAAGAGCAATGCCTAATCCAGAGTCTCTTGTAGCCCATGGATTTGCTGGAGGAGTAGCTGGAATCCTTCAAAGTATTGTTTGCACACCTGTTGAGTTAATTAAAACAAGACAGCAGCTCGCAAAGCCCGGTGAAATGATGCCAACTGGTGCTTGGTCTGGAGCCCGTCATGTCATACGAACTAGCGGATACAGGGGCTTATTCCGAGGATTTGGCATAACAGTGCTTCGAGACAGTCCGGGGTTCACCATGTATTTTATGTCTTATGAAGCAATGACTCGCGGAAATCAAGATGCTATGAGAGTGTTTATGGGTGGGGGAATTGCTGGGGCACTTTCGTGGATAGTTTCGTACCCTGTTGACGTAATTAAGTCGAGATTGCAAGGCGACGTAGTACAAAAGTATGCTGGTGCATTCGACTGCTTTACACAATCATTACGAACGGATGGTTGGCGTTGTTTGACCCGTGGTCTTGGACCTGTGCTTTTACGAGCGTTTCTTAGTAATGGAGCCTGTTTTACTGCTGTAGCATGGACAGAACGCATCTGGCAGCAAATAATTAATCCTCCAGTTAACTCTTTTCATAAATCTAAGAGCGTCAAAGATAGCCCGGACTATGTTTACGATACGTGA
- the LOC125052194 gene encoding zinc finger protein 664-like isoform X2, whose protein sequence is MKPTRQIIEEGSIKTCESFMKNYVTCRICAGYDEKFFSLNSYEDEINLGDMLTSIASVEIPVEEAILFNVCTECCNNIIFCYKFKMKCQKSLILLGDIPNKEINVVEVENNSVSEEKKEIDTKAIPMENNELKVHNILNMNAEVLYGIEFLDDNVFEDEKCPKSVVKNRSTIQKTVKTKKQNIQDRVSKKFHSCKVCDKKFISAINLKSHMKIHSSEDRNLIGCKQCNEKFSSEHDLRVHSALHITANDKWRCYACSKEFFDRVSFRRHIRRHYKTKQFACEWCEKQFAELCALRRHERVHTGELRETPYECNLCDKRYSNNYLLKAHMMRHTGLRPCTCDVCGKSFASMRLLNSHKLTHSDHKPYACPVCDKRFRHESTRKSHVLTHTGEKPYVCSVCGKTFRQNSNFTVHMRSHTGEKPYSCEMCPRHFKSTSSLSSHMSSHSKEKHFACTVCGKK, encoded by the exons ATGAAACCAACTAGACAGATTATTGAAGAAGGATCGATAAAAACATGCGAatcttttatgaaaaattatgtGACTTGCCGTATTTGTGCAGGCTATGATGAAAAGTTTTTCAGCCTTAATTCATATGAAGACGAGATAAACCTTGGTGATATGCTGACATCTATAGCCTCTGTCGAA aTACCAGTCGAAGAAgcaattttgtttaatgtcTGCACTGAATGTTGTAacaacataattttttgttataagttTAAGATGAAATGTCAGAAGTCTTTAATCCTGCTTGGAGACATACCTAATAAAGAGATAAATGTGGTTGAAGTCGAGAATAACag TGTATCAGAAGAGAAAAAGGAGATTGATACGAAAGCAATACCTATGGAAAATAATGAACTAAAAgtgcataatatattaaatatgaatgCTGAAGTATTATATG GCATAGAGTTCTTAGATGATAATGTTTTTGAAGATGAGAAATGTCCCAAAAGTGTTGTCAAAAATAG aTCAACAATCCAAAAAACAG tgAAGACGAAAAAGCAAAACATTCAGGACAGAGTTTCAAAAAAGTTCCATTCTTGTAAAGTTTGTGACAAG aaatTTATCAGCgcgattaatttaaaatcacatATGAAAATACACAGTTCAGAAGACAGAAATTTAATCGGTTGCAAACAATGCAACGAAAAGTTTTCCTCTGAGCATGATTTGAGAGTTCATTCTGCTCTGCATATCACAGCCAATGATAAATGGAGATGCTATGCATGCTCAAAAGAATTTTTTG atcGCGTAAGTTTTCGTCGTCATATACGTCGTCACTATAAGACGAAACAGTTTGCGTGTGAATGGTGCGAAAAACAGTTTGCGGAGCTCTGTGCATTAAGGAGACACGAACGCGTGCACACCGGCGAATTAAGAGAAACACCATATGAGTGCAACTTGTGTGataaaag gtaTTCAAATAACTACCTCCTGAAAGCGCACATGATGCGACATACAGGCTTGCGGCCATGTACGTGTGATGTCTGTGGCAAAAGTTTTGCCTCAATGCGTCTACTCAACTCCCATAAACTAACTCACTCCGATCACAAACCATACGCGTGTCCGGTATGCGATAAAAG ATTCCGTCACGAGTCGACCCGTAAATCTCACGTACTCACGCACACAGGCGAAAAGCCGTACGTTTGTTCCGTGTGTGGGAAAACATTTCGTCAGAACTCTAATTTCACCGTACACATGCGGTCACATActg GTGAAAAACCGTACTCCTGCGAGATGTGCCCACGACATTTCAAATCAACATCATCTCTAAGCTCGCACATGAGCAGTCACTCGAAGGAGAAACATTTCGCGTGCACTGTTTGTGGGAAGAA